Proteins from a genomic interval of Blastocatellia bacterium:
- the grpE gene encoding nucleotide exchange factor GrpE: protein MTIENKEQSSNITNPELDTTTNDETAEARSEAKEETTKEVVTEQKKDDSKGATPSISEEEIAQLLIDLSDAQERSVKLSEEKKLIYEQLMRRQAEFENFRKRVDRERSDVHLQARSNVVVEMLPVLDNLERALEFTPKGEAGEAVCENILTGVKLIHRQFLDVLIGLGLSPVKALGELFDPHMHEAVTTETNNDLPENTIVAELQKGYKLGEKLLRPAMVKVAVRG, encoded by the coding sequence ATGACAATAGAAAATAAAGAACAATCATCAAATATTACAAACCCCGAACTAGATACAACTACTAATGATGAAACTGCTGAAGCTAGAAGTGAAGCAAAAGAGGAGACAACAAAAGAAGTTGTAACAGAACAAAAAAAGGATGATTCTAAAGGTGCGACACCATCTATTAGCGAAGAGGAAATCGCCCAACTTCTAATAGATCTTTCTGATGCACAAGAGCGATCAGTAAAGCTTTCTGAGGAAAAGAAGCTTATTTATGAACAATTAATGAGACGACAAGCAGAGTTTGAGAATTTTCGTAAACGAGTAGATCGTGAGCGAAGCGATGTACATCTGCAAGCTCGTTCTAATGTTGTAGTGGAAATGCTACCTGTTTTAGACAATTTAGAAAGAGCTTTGGAATTTACCCCAAAAGGTGAAGCAGGTGAAGCAGTATGTGAAAATATTTTAACTGGGGTAAAACTTATACATCGTCAATTCCTGGATGTATTGATTGGTTTAGGGCTTTCACCTGTCAAGGCTTTAGGAGAACTTTTTGACCCTCATATGCATGAAGCTGTCACGACAGAAACTAATAACGATTTACCAGAAAATACTATTGTTGCTGAACTACAAAAAGGCTATAAACTTGGTGAAAAGCTGCTTAGGCCAGCAATGGTAAAGGTTGCAGTTCGTGGATAA